TGATCAACATttcacactgtataccaagatatagtcaaaatgggtacatgatttacacaaaagtgataccataagcaaattaatagAGCATGTAATAGTTTATCTGAcaaatctatggataagggaagattTTAGAACTAAACAAATCATAGAGAGTATCACAAAATGTTAACATAGATAATTTGGGTTATgtaaaattagagagtttttGCACTAATataccaatgcaaccaaaattaaaaggaaagcagaaaactggggaggaagggaattttaccacaagtatttaataaaatccttatttctcaaatatataaggtatagagttaaatttataagaataaaagttattCTTCAATTGGTAAATGGGCAAAGATAGGAACAGGCAgatatcaaagctatctataatcataaaaatgctttaaatcactgttggttagagagatgcaaattaaaataactgagctACTACCTCATAGtagctatcagattggctaatatgattaaaaaaaaaaaggaaaatgttggaagATATGTGGGTAAACGGGGAAACTTaagcactgttggtggaattgtgaactgatccaaccattctggagaacaatttggaatgatgaccaaaggactataaaactgcataccatttgatccatcAATACCACTCCTAGCCTTGTATccctaagatttttttaaagtggaggGAGGAgttatgtatacaaaaatatttatagcagatctttttgtggtgactaagaactggaaatcaaggagatgcccaccaattggggatTGGTTGAACAAGCTGTGATGTAatgttattatgctataagatatgataaacaggatgatttcataaaaaacaagaaagacttacatgaattgatgaagagtgaagtgagagaacaaggagaacattgtaataatataatgtaacaataatattgttattattaatttatttatttttgctgaggcaattggggttaagtgacttgcctgggttacacaactaggaagtattaaatgtctgaggtcaaatttgaagtcaggtcctcctgacttcggggctggtgctctatccactgcaccactttgCTGCCCCAATAACAAACCATTTTGCTGCCCCAATAACAATATTGATGAAGAAATTGTAAATGACTTAGGTATTCTCAGGAATACAGTGAAGCAAGATTTATCAAAGGACAAATGATGAAGCACGCCAtttgcttccagagaaagaactgatattgtctgaatacagattgaggatgctaattgttttttacttagattctttctattttttttgtttgagtcttcttgtataaaatgattaatatggaaatattttacatgattgcacatgttataatctatatcagattgcctacCATCTCAAAAATAGGGGAActcaaaacttctttaaaaatttaaaaattgttttagcatgtaattgagaaaaaaaatatatattaaaaaagaatagcCTTGCCAGAAGCAATTTCCTCAAAAGAAGGCAGCAGATTTAAAATGCAgcctctttctaattttttaagctGATTCATGAATAGCAAGAAATAGGGAATGTGTTAATGATTCTTTTTctaaagaatgtttttattttatttttagcattaatttttcaaaataatttttgaattccaagttctctcccttttttcctcaagAAGTGAtctagattatacatgtgtagtcatgcaaaacatcaATGTTAatgattctgaaatatttttcatcatcacCACCCACAAATGTTCATTTAGCACCTACTTCATGACAATGTGCCAGGTGAATAGTTGGAAAGATAAATTATACAGAAACTCTACTTTTCAAGAAGTTTGAAGTctagatggaaaaaaattatacatcccaaaagataaataaaactacaCAGAAGAATTTGCCAAGTAAGTTTCATTGATGATCAGAGGAAGGTCAAAGATAGTTTTATGAAGGTGAATTCTTTTGGGGAGAAAAAGTGGAGGCAATctaggctaagtgacttgcccaagttcatgcAAGTATGTCacacctgatttgaactcaggtcctcatgctGTAACCCctatataatcttgctgtaccAAGGAGGTGAAacttgaaagaagagagaaatgaattcCAAGGGAGGAGAAATGGCAGAATAGGTAGGTGGGTGGGAGCTGCCTTTACTGTGAAGAGTCTGTGAAGATTGATTCCTCTGTAATTAGTGCCCTCCATACCCAAGCATCCTTGGACCTGCTGCTACTATTCTATTAGCTACATTCCTGCATTCAGTCTCTTACTTCTGCCATTTCTGCCTGTAATACCTTCCTTATTCCTGTCCACTTCTAAACCTCACATCTCCTTTCAAGGTCTACTTTCTTTAGGAAATCTCCCTTCACTACTTTAGCTCATCCTCGCTGATGTCTTCCCCTCCACTGTGTTCTTTTGGCATGTATATAATAATAAGTTCATATTGTATCTTAAAAAGTGCAAAACACTAGTGACATCTTTCTCCATCCTTCCCAAGGTTACCTTGTAACTGTTTTACATAAAGGCATATATATTCTTGTTATCTCCTGTGGTAGAATGTAAGCTGTTACCTAGCACGCAGCATACTGTCTGGctgtagtaagcatttaataaatagtaCTTGCTGATTGATTGCTTTCCTTGCaacaaaatagatagatagaaagctTAGGTATTATTGCTCGCCATTTTACTAATAAGAAatctgaggcaaagagaagtgAAATATGAGACTTGCCCAATGTTATGTAGTTCATAAGTGTCAGAACTAAAACTCATGTTCATGTGACCAAGTATTCTTTCACTATATATCATGGGGCCTGCCATTATCTGTCTTCTACTGTTTCAAGTATACCTTGACTCTCTGAGActggaaaatcccccaaaacagggactatcttttctcttcctatcaCACATACTACCTAGCACAAGGTTAACACAATACATGCTGAATCAAGACTTATTGGATTGCACCAATTCGCGCACCAATGTGAAACAATTGGCCTATAGATAGGCAGATATGAATTTAAAAAGGAATTGGAGAATTCAGGGTGAGAGGATTTCAGTGCAAAGTGTTGACTTCTGTGAAGGAACAGAGGCGTCTATAGGCACATCTTTATTGGTTGACATGACAATTATTAGATGTTCAATGAGAATATCTGACTAAAGATTCTGGTCCATATTTAGTATCTCAACCAGCTTCCATTTTCTTACTTTCCTTGTTCTCTCATAAATCTTGCTGCAGTCAGGACTCAGCTACTGCTTCCTGCCAGCCCTAGTTTATTGTGCTTATTCaggctctcttctctctgtgttctctctcagtgtctgtctctctttttgttgtctgtatatgtatctctctctccttctcccccttcctttctcttctgtcttctctctcgctttctctatttctgtatttgtctctgtctgtctatccttctttctatgtttctgtgtatctctctttgttgtctgtatgtgtgtctcctctctctctctctcttttccttctccttccctctcctttctcccccccccccatctccctcccttcccctctccctccctctctctggctGATTGGGTACCATGGCAACAAGCCTGATGGAGCAACAGATAATTATATGGAACAGGTTTGTCCCACCAGATCCTTCCATATCTGGCAGTATTGAAAGGAGTCTTCAGTGAATCCTGCCATTCATCAATGATAATCACACAATCTTAGAAGTAAGCCCAGCAGCAGTGGCATTCTGAGCAAAGACAAATCcaacaaaatcattttatctgtttctctctaaACCTGTAATATCCAGACTTTTCCCTAGACAGAAACAAATCTTCCAAAGGGGCTATTCAGATTTTGGACTTGGGAATATCTGCAAGGCTAAGATACTAATTAGAGTCCTTGTCTATAGGATAGACTTCAGATTtgtattcctccctccctcccttcccctccccctttccccccaaccCTGATTGATCCTGACCTATCTTTTTAGCTTTCTACAGTATGGGTGAGGTTCTTTCATTCAGGTTCCATCTCCAGTGCCATCTTCTCCATGAAATCTTTCTTGACCACTCCAATCTCTCCCTTAAGTGATACAGTAGAAAGATTGGGGCACTTAACATTTACAGGACCCGATTTTGAATCCTCCTCTATTATTtcctatgtaaccctgggcacagtctgtatttctgtttttgtttcagtttcttcaactatgaaCTGTGTTGGGGAATGGGAGAAGATTGGATTAGATTCTCTTCAAAGTCCTTTCCTAGCTTCCTAGCTAAAGTCCTAGCTTCCTAGAAAGGAAGCTAGATGACAAAAAGTCAAAGTTCTgccttggagtaaggaagacctagTTTTAATTCCTGCCTCAGATACATACAagttggacaagtcatttaacctctacttttaacttcagttttcttatctgcaaagtgGAAATAATATGAGAGCATTTACATCAAAGGAATGTGGTTAAAACACTGTGCAGATATTAAGGTGTTAtatgtagttattattattattatacatttataaccTTTGAAAAacatctatgtattttattttatcttgtctaCTATCTCCTTAACTATGCTGTAAGCTCTCCAAAAGCTGGGTTTCTCCAACTACCCTCAGAGGAATTGGACACACAGTATGCTTTTAATAACTGTTTCTAGAAAATTATACTGTTGATAATGGAAAATTTTAgataattatctaattttaaaattttttataattcatCTAATTAgtctcttcttttacagatgaatatgTAAGGTATTGTATGAATAACCTTGGAAATATGTTCTAAAACTAAGTGAACCCAACTCCAAGATTTTATGACTtctatcctcccctcccccaccttctccACCATTATTCCTTGGGAGCCATGGGCAAATCGTACCTGGGACAGTATTATCTAAGATAAAGGCCAGACAGCCACCCACAAACATCTCTGTTGTCAGCAGCACAGTCAAGATCTGGTCTATTTCAGGAATACCTACAGGAAGAAATGGAGATTTTAAGTTTTGTGCACCTTGATAGGCTGGGATTCTTAAGGTCATCCTAGCCAGCCCACTCTCCAAGGCTGTGACTGCCTCTAATCcatcctttttccccctcttaaaaAGTCCCTACCCTCCCAATAATTGCAAAttccattttatcattttgtGGTTGCTCAATTATTTGAGTcaaactctttatgaccccattgtTCATCCTTGGTcattcttgacaaagatactagaatggttgccatttccttctccagttcatgtaccagatgaggaaactgaggtgtacAGGactatgtgacttgtccagggtaacataaggattaagtatctgaggtcagatttgaactcaggaagatgagtcttcctgacttcagagtctGCATTATCTATCCACTTCAACACCTGCCCATCCTACCCATTAGTAAGGAGTAAAAAGGCAGATAGTAGACTTAAACAGTACTTGGGTTTCAAAGAACCATGGAATAGATAATGGTGATTATCTACACCTTTtgatttataaatgaggaaattaaggctcagagaagatgaaaaatttgcctaaagtcacatgaAGCACATTGCACAGTCATTAGTTGAATTCTAAGTTCATCACTTTTTCTACTGAAGCATCCAGCACTCTACTTCCTCCACCTTTTTATCTTGGAAGGGTCAGAGagtaaaagaaaggagaggaatcaCTATCTAGTCCAAGATTTTTATAGCAGCCTAAGAGTTATATACTTTATTGTGGTATATTTCCCTGACTTAAATTCATTCCTGATAGTTAATGGACaataggaaggaggaggagaataggAAGAGATTTAAAAGCACCTGTGTTGATGGCAGTGGGATTGGAATCCAGGTAGTTAGGCAGTGTCAGGCCAAAGAACATGGAGAATCCCAGGACAAAGAGATTTCGTGAAGAATTCATATCAATAAACTGCAGGTTGGACAGGCCCACTGCTGTGATCATTCCTGAGAAGAAACAGCTATTTAGACCAACAGGCAGACTTCAGAAAAACttaaaagacttgtatgaactaaggaaaagtgaaataagcagaaacaagaaaatattgtatatagtattaGCAACACTGTATGATGGTTAATTATGAcaaactcagctcttctcagcaacacagtaATGCAAGACAAGTATAAAGGACTTGGGAAGGAAAAAGCTATCCATAACCAGATAAGGAACTGACAGACTCTGAAtctagattgaagcatatttgttcaccttgtttattttttctcatcccCCCCTtcttatctgtttcttctttcacatttgtgactaatatggaaatgttttgcatacatGCTAGTATGTGTATAAGCTTTATCAAACTTCCTACCATctttggaagaagggaaggaaaggaaggaaaggaaggagggagaacaatttgcaactcaaaatcatgtaaaaatgaatgctaaaaattttcttgctatgtaactggggaaaaacataaaatactattttaaaaagtaaagatcccatgttaacatttttaaaaggaggagaagagaattcagaacacaaaaattaaaaaaatatataatgttaaaattgtttttacaagcaattgtgaaaaaataaaaatatttttaaaaacctaacgATAAAGCCAAACTATAGACAAATGACAGGGGGAAAGTGGTGAACCAACCTCTGCCCCTGGATTTTCAAAGCCCAAAAGTTTCTTTGCAGAGAAAGGAGTGCTTATCATCCTTCTACTTGCTATTCTATATTTTTCCCTCCCTATCCCAATCCTAGGAAGTGTCTTGGGGCCTCCCGACTCAGAGCTGGTGCTCTcgccactgcaccacttagtggCCCCAGGAGatatcactctctctctctgaaagaAGAGGAAGCACTACAAGATGGGGATGGATACTGGTGAGACAGGAGAGAGCAGACCCAAGATATTCTCCACTCCTCAGACTCACCAAAGAGAGTGCAGAACATGCCGCCCAGAATAGGGTCAGGAAGGGAAGCAAAGAGAGCCGTGAACTTGCCGATGGTCCCCAGAATCAGCATGATAACCGCCCCGTACTGGACCACCCTTCGGCTCCCCACCTAGAGAAGAGAGGATTGAGGGTCAGCGGCAAGCTGACGGCCGGGACTGGCCAGCCTCAGGGCGGAGAAGGGAAAGAGCAGGTTTTGGTGCTCGGTACCTTGGTGATGCCCAGGACACCGATGTTGGGGCTAGAGGAAGTGGAGCCGTTACCAGTCCCCAGCAGTCCGGCAATGATACAGCAGATGCCCTCGGTAAAGATTCCCCTAAAAAAAGTGCCAGGGGAGAAGTGGATGATAGTAACGTAATTTTTTATGCTTGTATGGGGttttatttatccttttcctAACACTATAATCTTCTTGCACTGTTTCTCCGTGGCAGGGAGGTGTCTTTGGGCTATGTTAGTGAGGCACAAGACTTGGCAGAGCCTTACTGAGCTGGAAGGGTTCTGGGTAGGGGTCTGTCTGCCTGTCCTGCTGTCTGAAGGCCAACCTAACCAAGTCTagagagccttttttttttttttttttttttttttttttggcaaaactaCCTGAAGACTATCTGCTAAGGCCATTCAGGAAAGGTCCTTCTGATCTATAGCAGTGGATCCCCCATAATCACAAGGAAGGATCCTTCCAGCATTTGtactttttaaagtgctttatatgcCAATCCTATGGGACTCATTCTACAACACTGTGAGGAAGTTCAGATATTTTCCccttgacaaataaggaaacaggctCTTAAAATTAAAGCTAATTGCCAAACTGGATTAAACTGGGACCAGGACTGAAGCCACATCCTTTTCTACCATCAGACCCACGCCAAACCAATCAACCATAAATCTTTGAGGTGGGGAAGGGAAGTTCGAGTCTTACAGAAGATACATTGGTCACCTATTCAGACACATATGATGAGACTATACCTGTTGATGGCATGAACAGGGGGAGGAGGGGCCCCAGCCAGTCGGGCGCAGGCGTAGTAATCTCCAATAGATTCGATGATGCCCGCCAATGTGGCACTGAACATACCCAAAACAGCAGCAGCAGTCACACTGGGGAGGCCCCACTGACCTGAGGGGACCGGTTGTAGGGGTTGGGACACAAGAACAAAACTTAGCAACCACCCCTGTTCCAAAGGGCATACATCTTGGTAATCCCAGCATTAGAAAAAATGGGTATTTTCCAAACATTTCCCCAGACCTCCCTTCCACTTCAATCAGTTTTTTCCTCAGGACTTGGAATCTTTTCAGCTCTGTTCTAAGTAAACCATTCAGGGGCTCCCTAGCCTCCCAGATATAAGAAAAGATGACATTACTTTCATAGCTTCTAACTGGTTTCTTAGGCCTTGAGCCTGATTTTTTTCTCAGCACTCCTTCTTTTGAGATGGAACCAGGACTAAAAGCCAGATCTCATGGTTTTGGTCACAGGGTTTACTCACAGGGGTAGGGGAAGCGGACCCAGGGTGAAATGGACATGATCTCCCCACGGGCATCTGTCCGGGCCTTGAAGCCGTAGGTATTGGGGTCAGCAGGCAACACGTCAGTCAGTGTCAGGACATAGCAGAACAGCCAAACAGTCATGATGGCCAGTACGATCTTTTGGagcagagggaaagagggaaggaaaattatCAGACGTCAAAGGGACAAGGGCCCTTGCCCTTCAGTTCAAGACTACTTAAATGTGTCTCCTTTCACCTTCCTGAGGCAGAGTCCCTGAGCACTTCAAGCCCTTGAAGCAATTCCCTCTGAGCCTCCAAACTTTCTGGAAAGGATTCTCTCTCAACTCTAGGAAACTCCCAGCCCCAGAAAGGATTCTCCTTGGCTTTATGCCTGCTAGCCCCAGACCCCCTTCCAGTCCCCGGGCCCCATTCCAACCCTTGCCCAACTCTGGCCTCCTCACAGGAAACATTTTGAAGATCTGGATCCGGAAGAGGGTGAAGCCTTTGCCCCATTTGTAGCCAGGCAGGCGGAAGGTGACATTTCGGAGGTATTGGGAGAAGAGGATGATCAGGAGAATGGAGCTGGAGGCAGAGGGGCCACACAGATCACAGGATTATAGACTGttaaaggaccttagagatcaaccagtccaacttcctcatttttcagataagtgAATGGAGAAGAGGTGACTTGTTTAAGATAGCACAAGTGGTAAGTGACAGAGCTGGGGTTTGAACCCAAGACCTCTCACTCTGAATCTAACGGCCCATGCTGGAGAGAGGCTGGGGGAGGATGGAGGGCCAGTTGTGAGGTAGGGTCATGAGTGGAGAAGTAAATCATGGTTTAGGGAGAAACACCCCCTCACCCCTCAGTAAATATCAGAGAAGGCACTGTTTCTGGTTCTTCTGGTAACTAGACGTTAGTCAAATTACTTCTCAAGGGGCCTGTTTCTCTACTTGTAAAGTGATATGATGGGACTCCATAACATTTAAGGCTCTTCGTGGCTTGAACATTTTATGAGTCTCTGAGTCTACtctaaggagagagagaatggtaGTCATTGGGGGAGAAATGGGAGGAAGAGACTAGGGAACACGGGATAAAGGCAGGAGAAAGACTTGGGAGGGGACactagaaagaaaagagggcaTGGGGGGCCAGGACACTTACAAGGTTGAGATGCCCCAGTGGGATCCAGCCCGATCTCCAGCGGCTTGGAAGACGGAGAGGCCGATAAGGGAGACAGTAGGAGTGACTGTGAGGGGCCCAATGTAGCTGAGCAGGGCTCCTGGCAGCCCCAGAAGCCCGATCATCACCTCTACTGTGCTGGACACCATGATTGCCCCCTGGATCTGTGGGTAGGGTTAGGTACGGCAGAGAACTGTTGGACCAACTGGAGAGCTTGAGTTTGAAAATTTCCCCtgaccctcctttctttctctggacaGATTTTGCTGAGATATCAGGTGTTTCCCCAGCTTctgtctttccccattttcccttgTTCATTTTCTCTTGTTTTAATCAATTATCCTTTGTGCTTAAATGGAACATACATGCTTTCACTCCTTGCCCAAAAACACTCACCTCTCTTATTCGTGGGTGCCAAATATGTGATGTGTTCAGAGGTAAACTCCAGTTACCATAGATCTCCTCTGAGATGCAGAGAcataaaggaaagggagaggaaattcTGACAAAAGCTTGACTTGAGTCCCCTCTGATATAACTGAGCTGCTTGAAGGCAGCtgcccttctccttctccttcccctctccctcccagcCCCTCCCTCTCAGATGGTCCCCACCTTCTGGGGGACATCTCCATTTGTCCAGGGACAGGATAGCTTTGGCTGGAACCAAAAAGGCAAAGGCACTTGCTTGAAACAGGGGCAGCCTgtgagggagaaacagagaaagggacCAGAGCAAAGGtggagacagatagacacagacacagatagagagaaagagaggaagagaaagtaaaCAAGAGACAGAAGcagtgagacagagacaaagagtaacacagagacagagagacacagagagaaataaagagacagagacagggtcagagacaaagaaacacataaaagacagagatagagcatgagaagaggagagatgagtggagagaaaggagaaatcaaataTATGTCAGTGCAGGACCTTCTTGGTCTTTGGGCCCCCAAAATGAGGAGGGCCTGGGGACAAACAGATATACATAACGGGATGAATTTGCAAATTAGAAGGGTGACTTGATAGTGTCCAAAGGGAGGCTATGGCAGCTTCTTGCTGGAACCTCTCAGAACCCAGAGGACCTTAGAACGCTCACTTGGAAATGAGctgggattatttcattttttgcacTTGTATGCCCAGTGCTTATCcaagtgcctggcatacagtagacacttaataaatgcttgttgattgacccTCCCCCCTATACCTCCCTGCCCAAGGCTAGTGTCTGTTGTGCCGCTTGGGCCCAGCCTCGGAGTGTGCGTTTGGACTCTGGCCCGGGCAAGGGCTGAGGACTGGAGGCTGGGGGCTGGGAGAGGCTCTCACCGGATGCCCAGAGTGGTCTGGATCAGGGTGGTGATTCCCACACAGGTGAAGATGGTGCCGATGAGCTGGCTGACCATGTACTGGTCCTTGCCCACACACAGGGCATCCGCAAGGAGAAAGGGGACAGCAATGGTCCCGCTGAAACAGGTCAGGTAGTgctgggggagaggaggaggtcATGGAGCCAGCCTGGCCCCTGCACTGCCCGCCCTCCGCAGGGCAGCTCTGCAATGGGCTTCAGCCTACCCCCCAACTGAGCTGCTGCCTCCCTGaggggcaagtcccttaattggGGGGCTGTTCCTCATCTgtgagatgatctctaagggtCCAAATCTGATGACCCACCCCTTTATTCCCTTGTTTCTGTTAGCCTGGGAGAGTCCAGAAACCATTCGCCCAtagtacagatgaagaaactgagtacaGTAGAGGATTTATAGGAAGTCATCTTCACCTAGAGTGGCAGAGAAAGAATGTGATAGCTACTGGATCAGCATGCTCATCATTCTGAGAGAGGCTATTCTCAGTCTCTTTATCTACCGCAGTTGTCAGCAGTACTTCCCACAGGGTATTCATGCACTGGATTACACAGTGTTAATTTTGTGAGTAGGAATCTTTCCTGTAGAACCAGGAACTCTGCCCCTGTAACCTACCCTGGGGAGTGAAAGGCCAGAGACATTACCTGGAATCCCAGGAGAATGCAGAGGTACCAGGGAGGCACGTCCTCGATCTTGTAGAGCATGTCTAACTTGGGGTCATCCGGGGGTGCCCTCGAGAGGCTGGGGCGCTCAGCCTCCTGCTGGCAAGTGAAGGTGGGGACTAAGATCTCCATCAGGCCTGGGTGGGCCAGGCAGTCTGTCACCTCCTCCCGGCAAGGCTCAGTGGTCTCTGTCACCAGAGAACTTGTGCTCCATGTCAGGTTCCCTTCCCCACCACACCCTGATCAGTCTTTCTCTGGGACGGCCCCTCCCCTCATTCCTGGAGTGCTGTCACCTGTGCTCAGCTTCCTATGGCCCCTTGCTTATCTCTCTGCAGAGACCCGAAGCCCCACTTTCCACTACTATGAGGAGTAGGACAGTGACCCATCTCCCACTCCCCACTCGGAATCCAAATTTGTAAGTAAGTTCCCAGGCCTGGCCTTGCTCCCCGTCCAGGTTCTCTCTGTGAATGTGGGGATAACTGATAGGCTCTTTGGGGGGGAGGAGTTAACATATATCACTGAAGAGAAAAT
The DNA window shown above is from Sminthopsis crassicaudata isolate SCR6 chromosome 2, ASM4859323v1, whole genome shotgun sequence and carries:
- the SLC23A1 gene encoding solute carrier family 23 member 1 isoform X3; the protein is MGTQKDHTAPAQQEAERPSLSRAPPDDPKLDMLYKIEDVPPWYLCILLGFQHYLTCFSGTIAVPFLLADALCVGKDQYMVSQLIGTIFTCVGITTLIQTTLGIRLPLFQASAFAFLVPAKAILSLDKWRCPPEEEIYGNWSLPLNTSHIWHPRIREIQGAIMVSSTVEVMIGLLGLPGALLSYIGPLTVTPTVSLIGLSVFQAAGDRAGSHWGISTFSILLIILFSQYLRNVTFRLPGYKWGKGFTLFRIQIFKMFPIVLAIMTVWLFCYVLTLTDVLPADPNTYGFKARTDARGEIMSISPWVRFPYPCQWGLPSVTAAAVLGMFSATLAGIIESIGDYYACARLAGAPPPPVHAINRGIFTEGICCIIAGLLGTGNGSTSSSPNIGVLGITKVGSRRVVQYGAVIMLILGTIGKFTALFASLPDPILGGMFCTLFGMITAVGLSNLQFIDMNSSRNLFVLGFSMFFGLTLPNYLDSNPTAINTGIPEIDQILTVLLTTEMFVGGCLAFILDNTVPGSPEERGLVQWKAGAHANSETSASLKSYDFPIGMNTIQKMAFLKYIPICPVFKGFSSKPQEQPSAPLDNLENTDILSLSTKV
- the SLC23A1 gene encoding solute carrier family 23 member 1 isoform X1; the protein is MKLLLDRRAVFWLTPEGRPWPWGRQNRSTSQPCIQRMGTQKDHTAPAQQEAERPSLSRAPPDDPKLDMLYKIEDVPPWYLCILLGFQHYLTCFSGTIAVPFLLADALCVGKDQYMVSQLIGTIFTCVGITTLIQTTLGIRLPLFQASAFAFLVPAKAILSLDKWRCPPEEEIYGNWSLPLNTSHIWHPRIREIQGAIMVSSTVEVMIGLLGLPGALLSYIGPLTVTPTVSLIGLSVFQAAGDRAGSHWGISTFSILLIILFSQYLRNVTFRLPGYKWGKGFTLFRIQIFKMFPIVLAIMTVWLFCYVLTLTDVLPADPNTYGFKARTDARGEIMSISPWVRFPYPCQWGLPSVTAAAVLGMFSATLAGIIESIGDYYACARLAGAPPPPVHAINRGIFTEGICCIIAGLLGTGNGSTSSSPNIGVLGITKVGSRRVVQYGAVIMLILGTIGKFTALFASLPDPILGGMFCTLFGMITAVGLSNLQFIDMNSSRNLFVLGFSMFFGLTLPNYLDSNPTAINTGIPEIDQILTVLLTTEMFVGGCLAFILDNTVPGSPEERGLVQWKAGAHANSETSASLKSYDFPIGMNTIQKMAFLKYIPICPVFKGFSSKPQEQPSAPLDNLENTDILSLSTKV
- the SLC23A1 gene encoding solute carrier family 23 member 1 isoform X2, which produces MKLLLDRRAVFWLTPEGRPWPWGRQNRSTSQPCIQRMGTQKDHTAPAQEAERPSLSRAPPDDPKLDMLYKIEDVPPWYLCILLGFQHYLTCFSGTIAVPFLLADALCVGKDQYMVSQLIGTIFTCVGITTLIQTTLGIRLPLFQASAFAFLVPAKAILSLDKWRCPPEEEIYGNWSLPLNTSHIWHPRIREIQGAIMVSSTVEVMIGLLGLPGALLSYIGPLTVTPTVSLIGLSVFQAAGDRAGSHWGISTFSILLIILFSQYLRNVTFRLPGYKWGKGFTLFRIQIFKMFPIVLAIMTVWLFCYVLTLTDVLPADPNTYGFKARTDARGEIMSISPWVRFPYPCQWGLPSVTAAAVLGMFSATLAGIIESIGDYYACARLAGAPPPPVHAINRGIFTEGICCIIAGLLGTGNGSTSSSPNIGVLGITKVGSRRVVQYGAVIMLILGTIGKFTALFASLPDPILGGMFCTLFGMITAVGLSNLQFIDMNSSRNLFVLGFSMFFGLTLPNYLDSNPTAINTGIPEIDQILTVLLTTEMFVGGCLAFILDNTVPGSPEERGLVQWKAGAHANSETSASLKSYDFPIGMNTIQKMAFLKYIPICPVFKGFSSKPQEQPSAPLDNLENTDILSLSTKV